The genomic stretch TTTCCGGGCTCTGAACGTCCAGCGCTTCCAGCGTGACGGCGGAGTGCGTGTCGCCGCTGTAATCGATACGGCTATCGGCAGTGATGAACGGTTTGTTTTTGGTCAGTTCAAACAGCGCTTTTACCGAGTCGGTATTGGCCAGTTCGCCGTGCACGGCCGCCATTGCCGGCTTCAGGCTAAACTGGCTGGCGGTGAGCGGGAAAGGGCCGTGGAAGACGGTGGTGTTAAACACCACTTCTTCGTTCGCGGCCAACAGATGCTGACGGGCGTCGGAACCGTCTGACTGTACCACCAGGGCAACCTGGCTTGTGAATATGCCGCGCTGATAGTCGCGGAATGTCACCTTGATGCCCGCCTGCGGGTAGGCGTTTTTCAGCCCGTTGTTCAGGTTGTCGGTAACTTCGCCGATGTGTTGCTCAATCTGTTTACCGGTAAACCAGGAGGCGCCCCCCCAGGCCGCTGCGAGTGCAATAACGATTCCCGCCGCTACCACTGTTTTTTTGGCCACGCTATATATTTCCTTGTTGATTCACGGTGTCGTATCCCTCATCGGGAGTACATAGCTTTATACCATTAAAGGCCGGTTATAGACGCGGGCAATCTGACCCTGGCCCTGAACCTGAACCGGTGATTCGCTGGCGGAGATAAAGCAGGATTCGCCTGGCAGCAGCTTGACCTGTTGAGCCCCTTTTTCCAGCACCGCCTGGCCTTCGACGCAAAAAATTATCGCCGCGCTCTGTTGGCTGAGCGTTTGCGGCGCATCCGTAAGATAATGCAGTGAAAAGGCAAAGTCATCGACCGGAATGGGGAAACTCAGTTCATTGGCCGTTTTTATCGGCGAGGTGAGCAGAGAAGCGGCAGGTTTCGATTCGAAACGGACGTTGGCGAGCAGCTCGGGAATATCAATATATTTGGGCGTCAGGCCGGCGCGCAGGACGTTGTCCGAATTGGCCATCACTTCCAGCGCCACGCCCTGCAGGTAGGCATGCGGGGTTTCGGCATACAGGAACATGGCTTCGCCGGGTTTCAGCGTGACGACATTCAGCAATAGCGGAGAGAACAGACCGCCGTCATCAGGGTAAAACTGCGCAATAAATCGGATGGTATCCCAGGGTTCGCCGTGTTGACTATCCAGCACGCGTTTCAGTTCTGCGATAGCCGACGCTTTCTGTTCGCCGTTCATGCTTAACAGGCTGGAGAACAGCGTTGTCAGCGTCTGGCTGTCCGGGCGCTGTAAAAACGCGGCGATCGCCGGATGGGCGTCGGCCAGCGGCTGCAAAAGACCGGCAATCTCGGTCAGTTCGCGAAAGCCGTTCATCGCCAGGTAGGAGGTAAGGGCGAAGACCAGTTCCGGTTTGTGGTTGGCGTCCTTGTAATTGCGTTGGGGAGAATCCAGCGCGATGCCGGCGGCATTTTCCCGGGTGAATCCCGCCTCGGCGGCGGATTTATTCGGGTGTACCTGAATCGACAGCGGCTGTTCGGCGCACAATACCTTGAACAGGAACGGCAATTCGCCAAAGCGCTGGGCTACCGCATCACCCAGAAAACCGGGCTGATCGCTATTGATCAACTCCCGCAGATTGTGCGTTTGCCCTTGCTCGTCAAGCAGCAGAGAACTGCTTTTCGGATGTGCGCCCATCCACAGTTCCGCCATTGGAAGGTTACCCGGGTTTTCAATCCCATACAGTTCAGTTAACGCGTGTTTACTGCCCCAAGCGTAATTCTGCACACTGTTGCGCATTTTTTGCATAATATTTTCCTGTCATTAAACAGATTGTTAATTTCCATAACGGCGACGGTGGAAACTCCGCTGGAAAGGACTGCACCGTCTTAATGCACGCCATGTTAATGCTTTATATGCCATGATTCCAGAAGGGTAAAAATTCGCACTCATCTGAAAGTGACTTGTTTTGCAAAGGAGAAAACCATGTCAGACACTCGAATCGAAAAAGACTCCATGGGGCCGATTGCCGTACCGGCAGCGCACCTTTGGGGAGCTCAGACCCAGCGCTCGCTGGAGCATTTCCGTATTTCGGAAGAGAAAATGCCGAGAGCGCTGATCGTGGCGCTGGCGCAAACCAAGCGGGCGGCCGCCCGCGTTAATATGGATCTGGGGCTGTTGCCTGCCGATAAGGGCGACGCCATTCTTCAGGCCGCGGACGAGGTACTGAACGGGCTGCACGCCGGCGAATTCCCGCTGGCTATCTGGCAGACCGGCTCCGGTACCCAGACCAATATGAATATGAACGAAGTGCTGGCGAATCGGGCCAGCGAAGTGTTGGGCGGTGTGCGGGGCAACGAACGACTGGTGCATCCGAATGACGATGTCAATAAGAGCCAGAGTTCTAACGATGTTTTCCCCACCGCGATGCATGTGGCGGCGGTCACCGTGGTGCGGGAACACCTGATCCCTGAGCTGAACGTGTTGCAGCAAACGCTGGCGGATAAAGCCGCGCAATTTGTCGATATCGTCAAAATCGGCCGAACCCATTTGCAGGACGCGACGCCGCTGACGCTGGGGCAGGAGATTTCCGGCTGGGTGGCGATGCTGGCGCATAATTTGCGTCACATCGAAAACAGTATTCCGCACCTGTGCGAACTGGCGTTGGGCGGCACCGCGGTCGGTACCGGATTAAATACGCACCCGGAATACGCGGTGCGGGTGGCGGCGGAACTGGCGTCGCTGACCGGTCACCCGTTTGTCACCGCGCCGAACAAGTTTGAAGCGTTAGCCACCTGCGACGCACTGGTTCACGGGCACGGCGCCTTGAAAGGGCTGGCGGCATCGTTGATGAAAATTGCCAACGATGTTCGCTGGCTGGCGTCCGGGCCGCGTTGCGGTATCGGCGAAATCGCCATTCCGGAAAACGAACCGGGCAGTTCCATCATGCCGGGCAAGGTCAATCCTACGCAGTGTGAAGCCATGACCATGCTGTGTTGCCAGGTGATGGGAAACGATGTGGCGGTAAACATGGGCGGCGCGTCCGGTAATTTCGAATTGAACGTGTTCCGTCCGATGGTGATCCACAACTTCCTGCAGTCGGTACGGCTGCTGGCTGACGGCATGAAAAGTTTCAACGAGCATTGCGCCGTCGGGATTGAGCCTAATCGCGAGCGCATCAACCATCTGTTGAATGAGTCGCTGATGCTGGTGACGGCGCTCAATCCGCACATCGGTTATGACAAAGCGGCGGAAATCGCCAAAAAAGCCCATAAAGAAGGGCTGACGCTGAAAGCGTCGGCGTTGAAGCTGGGCTACCTGACCGAAGAACAGTTCACCCAGTGGGTACGTCCGGAAGATATGGTTGGCAGTATGAAGTCTTAACGCTCACATGCCGTCATCGGTGTACAGATGCAGCCGGGGGATCAATAGCCGTAATGGCTTGGCTTTGGGACGGTGCCGGTGCTGAATGTTGTCAGCGTCGTAGTCGTTCAGTTCGCCCATCACGGGTACCGCGTCCTGGCGGCATAACACCAGCAACGGCGAAGGGCAGGGATACTGCACCTGCTTCTGCTGCTCCTGATACCAGACTCTGGCGATAGGCTGCACTTTCACCGGTCGTTTTATTTTCAGCGACGCCTGCTCCGGCAGGCGTTTTACATCACGGATTTCCTGCTCCAGCAGGGACGCCCACTGTTCCTTGCTGTACGGCGCCTGGCTGCGCCCGGCGCGCAGGCTTTTCTCCAGTTTTTCCAGCAACTCATCGCGGGTGATATTTTTGATGATGTTCTTATTGGCCCAGCCAAATCGCACCGACGTCGGGTCGACCAGCAGGGTAATAGTGCGGTAGGCGCTGAGCGTGATCAGCCCTTTTAAGTGGGTATGAACAAAATCGAAACGTTGCTCCGGTTCCAGCCCGGATTCCACCGTAATGATCTGTTCGAGTTCTTTTTTCCGCGCGTTGATATCGGTAATTAACTGATACGCCTGCAGGTATTCCGGCTGATCAACCCGAAAACACAGCACGCCGGGCAGGCGAATCGCCGCTTTGCTGCTGACGGTTTCCGCGTGGTGGTGAATAAATAGATGGCGAAAATGCTGTAAGCCGGCGTCGCATGCGTCATCGCCTGTTACTGGTGTGACGTGAATCTGCGTGACCGGGTCGTGCTCGGTGCCTTTCTCTACCGGCGGAAGGGTAAAAATGTGCCCGCCGGCAAAGCGAAAGGTCCGAAACAACTGATGCATGTCGGACAATTGCGCTTCAAGGGTAGTGAAGCAATGATTCATACGCTCGATCAGATCATAGGCTGCCATACAACATCCATTTAGTTACAACATACTTATGCATTCTAATCTAAACGCTCAGTTTAGCAACTAGCATTACTATCGTTTTAGCAGCGAAAAAAGCGGAGAGAGACGGTGGGGAGACTCACCGGCCGGCGCGTTCTGGCTCGGTGAGTCGCAAATGATACCATTACTGGTGAATTACACCGTGTTTTTCAGGGAATTCAGTTTCAACCCGATCCACAGCGCCAGTACCAGCAGGCATGACAGAAACAGTACCAGACCGGTCCAGCCGTAGTGGTACCAGAAGAAACCGCCGGAGGTACCAGCCAGGCTCGACCCCAGATAATAGCAGAACAGATACTGGGATGATGCCTGGCCTCTGGCGCGCAGCGCCCGCACGCCAATCCAACTGCTGGCGACCGAGTGGGCGGCAAAGAACCCCGCCGCGAACAGCATCATCCCGGCGAACATTATCAGCAGCGAGCTGAACAGGGTCAGCAGCAGACCGGACAGCATCAGGGCCACACTGCCGACCAGCACCGGTCCCCGGCCAAAACGGGCGATCATCGCCCCGGCGCGCGGGGAAGCGTAGCTACCGGTCAGGTAGACCACCGACAACAATCCTACGACAGTCTGACTCAGGTTATAGGGTGCGCCCAGCAACCGATAGCCAATGTAGTTGAACAGGGTGACAAAGGTCCCCATCAGCAGGAAACCCTCGGCGAACAACAACGGCAAACCCGCGTCACGCCAGTGCAGGCGGACATTGATCCACAGTGTTTTGGGCCGCAGCGAACCCGCGCGAAAATGGCGGGAATCAGGCAAGATCCGCCAGAACGTCAGCGAGGCCAGCAGGGCGACCACGCCGATGCAGGCGATAGAGACACGCCAGTTGAAAAAATCGGTAATAACCCCGGTCAGCAGGCGCCCGCTCATGCCGCCAATAGAGTTGCCGCTGATGTATAACCCCATTGAGAACGCCACCACGCTGGGGTGAATTTCTTCGCTCAGGTACGTCATCGCCACCGCCGCCACACCGCTGAGCGATAAGCCAACCAGCGCCCGCATGGCCAGTAGTCCCGTCCAGTTCGTCATCATCGAACCAATCAGGGTACAGACCGAGGCCAGCAACAGGGACACCACCATCACATTTTTACGACCGATGGTGTCCGACAGCGGGCCGGTAAACAATAACCCGACCGCCATGGTAATGGTGGAGACAGAGAGCGACAGGCTGCTGGTTGCCGGCGACACGCCAAACGCCTGCGACAGCACCGGCAGTATCGGTTGCACGCAGTACAGTAAAGCGAACGTCGCCAGGCCGGCGGAAAACAGCGCCAACGTGACGCGAATGAACGTCGGCGTACCTCGGGTGATAAACGGATTTTTATAAACGGGCGCGTGAGTGTTGCGTTGAGGTTGAATGTCGTCGGTGACAGAAACGGACATTCCTTGTGCAGACAGCGGGGTACTCAAAATCAATCCTTATCCGGAAAAAATACGGCAGAAACATCAGTGAGCGCATCATAGAATTGGCTCGATTGTTTTGTATAATATATTAATCATTAATAATGATACTTTATAAATATGAATATCGAACTCAGACATTTACGCTACTTTATTGCCGTAGCGGAAGAACTTCATTTCGGGCGCGCCGCTGAAAAGCTGCATATCTCCCAGCCACCGCTCAGTCAGCAGATACAGGCGCTGGAAGAGCAAATCGGCGCCCAACTGCTGGAACGTAACAATCGCAACGTGCGCCTGACCCAGGCGGGCGAGCTGTTCCTGAAAGAAGCCTGGGCCATCATCAATCAGGTTAATCAGGCGGCGGAGCGCGCCGCCCGTATCCAGCGCGGGGAAATCGGGGAGCTCAATATCGGTTTCACCTCGTCGGCGCCTTTTGTCAAACAGGTTTCGCGCAGTTTGTTGCAGTTTCGCCAGAGTTACCCCGAAGTACATATCCAGATGCTGGAGATCAACACCAAACAGCAGATTGAGCCGCTGCTTGACGGCAAGCTGGATCTGGGCGTGATGCGTAATAATCCGCTGCCGGAAACACTGCGCCATCAGCTGTTGCTACACGAGCCGATGGTCGCGGTGGTGCATGAAGAACATCCGCTGGCCGCCGCCCCCGGTGGTCACATCAGTATTCAGCAGTTGGCCAACGAACCGTTTGTTTTTTTCGCCCGGGAAGTGGGAACCGCGCTGTACGACGAAGTGCTGACATTGCTCAAGAAATACGGCATTACCCCTTACATTACCCAGGAAGTTGGCGAGGCGATGACCATTATCGGGCTGGTATCTTCCGGTCTGGGGGTGTCCCTGCTGCCGGCGTCATTCCGTCGTATCCGGGTAGATGGCGTCAAGTACCTGTCTTTGCAGGAAAAAGATGCTATTAGCGAAATGTGGTTGGTCACTCATCAACACCGGCCGCTGAACACCGCCGCTCAAACGCTGATCACACTTATGCTGGGCAGCACCGTCAAAAATATGTGCGGTTAATCACATATCGAATCAAATATTTGACGGCTATTTACAAAAGCTCCACCATAGCCTCAGTTTTTTATTTTACAGCGTAAAAAATACCAATTACGCCTAATCGCAGGAGCCGTTTCAGAGTGATTGTCAGTGGTCAGCCGGGACACATCGATCAGATTAAACAGATTAATGCAGGTGGCGTTTATCGGCTGATCGATGAAAATGGCCCCATCTCCCGCATCGAGTTGTCAAAACAGGCCCAGCTAGCTCCTGCCAGCATTACCAAGATTGTGCGCGAACTGATGGAAGCCCATCTGGTACGGGAAACGGAGTATCAGGAAATGGGCAGCCGTGGGCGCCCGGCTATCGGTCTGGTTTTGGATACCGAAGCCTGGCACTACCTGTCGGTACGGATCAGCAACCAGATCATGACGCTGGCTCTGCGCGATCTCAGCGGGCACTTGGTCGTGGAGGAACTGGTTGATTTACCTACAGAACATCCGCAATCGTTGCTTGATCGCATCCTGATTGAAATCGATCAGTTTTTTATTCGCCATCAGCGCAAACTGGAGCGCCTGACGGCTATCGCCATCACGTCGCCGGGGATGGTGGATTCGTCCACCGGCATCATTCATCGTATGCCGTTTTACGATGTGGAAGAGATGGCGATCGGCCCGGCGCTGGAAAAGCGCACCGGCGTGCCGGTTTATTTACAGCACGATATCTGCGCCTGGACTATGGCGGAGGCGCTGTTTGGCGCGTCACGCGGTTGCCAAAACGTCATCCAGATTGTCATCGACCATAACGTGGGCGCCGGCGTCATTACCGGTGGCCGCATCCTGCATGCCGGCAGCCGGACGCTGGTGGAAATCGGCCATACCCAGGTCGATCCTTACGGCAAACGTTGCTATTGCGGCAATCACGGTTGTCTGGAAACCGTCGCCAGCATAGAAAGCATGCTGGAACTGGCCCAACAGCGTCTGAAAGGGTCAATGAGTTCGCTGCTGCACGGCTCGCCGTTAACGGTGGAGTCTTTATGCGACGCCGCGCTAAAGGGCGATCAATTGGCGAAAGATATTATTGTTGATGTCGGCAATAATGTGGGGCGGATTACCGCCATCATGGTTAACCTGTTCAATCCGGAAAAAATTCTGATCGGTTCGCCGCTGAATCAGGCCGCCGATATCCTGTATCCCGCCATCATCGACTGCATTCGCCGTCAGGCGCTGCCGGCCTATAGTCACCACCTGCAAGTGACGTCCACCCATTTCTATAATCAGGGGACCGTACCCGGCGCGGCGCTAATCAAGGATGCGCTCTATAACGGCTCTTTGCTGATTAAACTGATGCAGGGCTAATCAACGGCGCAATCAAGGCGCGGTTTCCCGTTGACCGACAAAACATTGCGCTAACGCAAGCCGCTCCGGCGGCCCATCCCCTAGACTTTGGACTTCATCAGTAAGTTTTTTTGAGGTTTATTTTTCAGGTGGGGCCTGCCGGAGTGGTGTTTTCATGTTAAAGCGTATGTTTGTTACAGGAACGGATACTGCCGTGGGGAAAACGGTGGTATCGAAGGCGTTATTACAGGCGCTGACGAAAACGGGCAAAACCGTAGTGGGTTATAAACCTGTCGCCAAGAGCTGTACGGAAACGGAAGAGGGATTGCGTAACAAAGATGCGCTGGTGTTGCAGGAAGCGTCGTCGATCCCATTGACTTACCAGCAGGTTAATCCGGTGTCGTTGCAGGAAGATGAAATCAGCGCCAGTGAGCTGGAGATCAATTACTGTGCGATGACCGAGGGCTTGAACCAGCTCAGCGAGTTGTCGGATATGGTTGTCGTCGAGGGCAGCGGCGGCTGGCGTACATTGATGAACGACATGCGAACCTATTCGGAGTGGGTGGTTCAGGAGCAACTGCCGGTCGTGCTGGTGGTTGGGATCAAGCTCGGTTGTATTAACCATGCGCTGCTGACGGCGCAAGCCGTTATTAATGATGGGCTACCGCTGGTGGGCTGGGTGGCGAACCGCATCAACCCAGGTCTGGCCAACTATGCCGAAATCATTCACGCTCTGCGCGAAAAAATCCCCGCGCCTCAACTAGGCGAATTACCGTATCTGCCTCGTGCCGAACAGCGGGACCTGTCCGCTTATATTGACCTTTCTGCTATTAACCAGTCGTTCTAATTTAACCAGTCGTTTTACTAATCTGGCAGACACATTCCCTGTTCGTTATCCCAAAGAGCAGGGCATTCTTTATAGCTGTGCCTGAGTATCCGTATCCGCCCGCTTTTCACTTGTCTAAATGAAGGGCAAAAAAGGGGGAGCGTTGTCCCCCGGAGATCGGTTAGCCTGTTTAAGCATTAAGCATTAAGTATCAACGTGTTGTATCGGTTGACTATTTCTGCCAGTGCTGCCAGTAACGACGTGTTTTCCGAAACCGGTCAGCGAGATTTGCCGGTCGGCGCCATAGGTTGGGCCAGAACATCGGTGTCATCCGACAGGCGAATATAGACGATTTTTTGCGTATCCTGTTCGCAATGGCCAACAACCTGTCCGCCGTGCTGACTGACCTGATCATTAGGCACAATATCCAGTTCGAAACCCGATTCAGGGACACCGTTCGCGATAATCTTGCGGGCGATATCGTCACGAACGCGTTCGCAGGACGCTTGCGCCATTAGCGGTGTAAGCAGCAGTAACAACGTACCGGCCAGCATTGCTTTCTTCATCACATCCTCCTGTCGAGTCAATGGATTGCTAAGCCCAGCGATGAGCCGATAAATCCGCTGGCAGTATAGGTGAAAAATCAGGGTGTTACCGGGCGGCCAGAGCGACGGTCAAGGCAACGTAATGAATTGGGTTCCCAGTAAGCATTGAAGTTGGAACTGGCTTTGCATTTCTCTTCAAGCGCTTCGGCCATATCGGCCTTGTCGAAATCTCTGTCCGCCTTGTCGACCCGTTTTTCGAGATGCTTGTTGACTTTATTACGCAAGGTGCGCGTTTCGTTCCAATCCTCGCTGCTCTGACGCGCCGCCTCTTTGGATAACGCACTGTTGCCGTTATCAATAATGATATGTTGCGCTGCCTGTGCAGACTGCAAGAGACTCAGACTCAACAGCGATGAAGTAAGAAGAAGGAGTAGATTACGTGTTTTTTTCTGCATGTTTCACCCAGACAGGAATTTCTGTAAATACGATCGTTGTCATAACCAAGAATCATTACGGTGACTATAGCATCCGCCGCCATAGCCAAACTATAACCAACCCGAAATATTCAGGAAAACGCCTTAACGCCCTCAGGGTAGCAGCGAGGCCATAATCCTGAACATTGGCACGTGCTCAACAGCAAAGATAGATCCCTGAATCGCCCCGCGCTGTTGGCGTACGCGTGGCAAGCGGTAACCGCTACCGCGCCGAAAAGCCAGAACGGGGGATTTACTCGTCGCGATTAACCTTAAGACCGCCGTAGGTTTGGCTCACCGGCATCATTTCCAGCGTGTTGATGTTGACGTGCGCCGGCAGTGTCGCTACCCAGAATACCGCTTCCGTCACATCTTCCGGCGTCAGCGGGTTGGATTTATCATAAGTCTGGCTGACCTTGGCCTCATCCCCTTTGAAACGCACGGCAGAGAACTCGGTTCCGCCCACCAGACCCGGCTCAATATTGGTTACCCGCACCCGGGTGCCGGACAGGTCGGCGCGCAACCCCAGGCTGAACTGGCGTACGAACGCCTTGCTGGCACCGTAGACGTTCCCGCCCAGATAAGGCCAGTTGCCTGCAGTAGAGCCGATATTAATGACATGGCCGGCATTGCGTTTCACCATTTCCGGCAACAACGCATGGGTCATGAACACCAGCCCCTTATTGTTGGTATCGATCATGGTTTCCCAGTCGCTGACGTTGGCTTTGTGAGCCGGCTCCAGCCCTAATGCCAAACCGGCATTGTTGACCAGCACATCAATATTGCGCCATTCAGCAGGCAGAGAGGCGATGGCCTGCTCGATAGCCTGTCGATCGCGAACATCGAGACGCAGCGTGAGAAGCGCCGCGCCAAACTCGGCTTTCAGCGCATCAAGACGATCCTGACGGCGGCCCGTGGCGATAACCTGATGACCTTCCTTGATAAACCGCCGGGTAATCGCTTCACCAAATCCCGCCGTTGCACCGGTAACAAAAATAATCATGCATTTTTCCTCTTTCATTCCTGACTGCAGTGATCACTGACTCTGTGATGCGTTGTCGCAAAGAGCCAGCCTCATCGTCCGCTGTGACACCATCATAACAATGAGCATACCTTAACCCTGAAGCTATCTCTATGTCAGTATTGATCTTTTCGGGAAGCCTCGCAGGCAGGATTCACACTTGCAGTATGTTGCAAACATAACCTCGGGCAGGATTCCAGCTTAGCTAAAACAGGTTTGTCACACGCGGTTTTTTCACACTATATTGCTTTGTCGAGGCAATTATTGGTTTGGGTATTGATAACACGGGTAGGAACACACATGGAAAGCAGTAAAAGTCACCAGCAGTCCGTCGAACAACAATTTGGCGAGCAGGCCAGCGCCTATCTGAACAGTGCCGTTCATGCTCAGGGAGAAGATTTGGCCGAATTGGCTCGCCGTCTGCAGGGTAAAAACCATGCCAGCGTGCTGGACTTGGGCTGCGGCGCCGGTCATGTCAGTTTTACCGTTGCCAGCCTGGTCGGCAACGTGGTGGCATGCGATTTATCGCCGCGCATGCTGGATGTCGTAGCCAGCGCCGCACAGGAAAAAGGCCTGACCAATATCAGGACTCAACAGGCGGTGGCGGAATCATTGCCGTTTGCCGACGGCAGCTTTGACGTGGTGATCAGCCGTTATTCGGCCCATCACTGGCAGGATGTCGGTCAAGCCTTGCGGGAAGTAAGAAGGGTGCTGAAACCGGGAGGCGAAGCCATCCTCATGGATGTGGTTTCACCAGGACACCCGGTGCTGGATGTGTATTTACAAACCGTAGAAATGCTGCGCGACACCTCTCACGTGCGCGATTACACGCCGGGTGAATGGCTGACGATGCTGAGTGAAGCCGGGCTGACAGTACGTTCGCTGCAAACTTCACGCCTGCATCTGGAATTCCAGAGCTGGGTGACGCGCATGCGAACCCCTGAACATTTTGTCACCGCCATTCGTGCTCTGCAGCAACAGATGTCAGCTGAGGTCACACACCATTACGACATTCGACAGGATGGCTCTTTCACCACCGATATTGCGTTTATCGTCGTCAGCCAGGGCTAAGGGTATCGCCCCGTTGGGGGCGATACGACGAGTCATGCGCCGTGCATTTCCTGATTATCTGCTTCAACGGCGTCGTACAGCCGCTCCAGAATATCAGGGAATGCCGACTGAACCCGGTTCCAGCTGGGTACAAACGGTTTATCCCCCGGACTTTCGCTGTATGCCTGGCCGGATAGGGTA from Dickeya fangzhongdai encodes the following:
- the manA gene encoding mannose-6-phosphate isomerase → MQKMRNSVQNYAWGSKHALTELYGIENPGNLPMAELWMGAHPKSSSLLLDEQGQTHNLRELINSDQPGFLGDAVAQRFGELPFLFKVLCAEQPLSIQVHPNKSAAEAGFTRENAAGIALDSPQRNYKDANHKPELVFALTSYLAMNGFRELTEIAGLLQPLADAHPAIAAFLQRPDSQTLTTLFSSLLSMNGEQKASAIAELKRVLDSQHGEPWDTIRFIAQFYPDDGGLFSPLLLNVVTLKPGEAMFLYAETPHAYLQGVALEVMANSDNVLRAGLTPKYIDIPELLANVRFESKPAASLLTSPIKTANELSFPIPVDDFAFSLHYLTDAPQTLSQQSAAIIFCVEGQAVLEKGAQQVKLLPGESCFISASESPVQVQGQGQIARVYNRPLMV
- the fumC gene encoding class II fumarate hydratase; translated protein: MSDTRIEKDSMGPIAVPAAHLWGAQTQRSLEHFRISEEKMPRALIVALAQTKRAAARVNMDLGLLPADKGDAILQAADEVLNGLHAGEFPLAIWQTGSGTQTNMNMNEVLANRASEVLGGVRGNERLVHPNDDVNKSQSSNDVFPTAMHVAAVTVVREHLIPELNVLQQTLADKAAQFVDIVKIGRTHLQDATPLTLGQEISGWVAMLAHNLRHIENSIPHLCELALGGTAVGTGLNTHPEYAVRVAAELASLTGHPFVTAPNKFEALATCDALVHGHGALKGLAASLMKIANDVRWLASGPRCGIGEIAIPENEPGSSIMPGKVNPTQCEAMTMLCCQVMGNDVAVNMGGASGNFELNVFRPMVIHNFLQSVRLLADGMKSFNEHCAVGIEPNRERINHLLNESLMLVTALNPHIGYDKAAEIAKKAHKEGLTLKASALKLGYLTEEQFTQWVRPEDMVGSMKS
- the tus gene encoding DNA replication terminus site-binding protein; amino-acid sequence: MAAYDLIERMNHCFTTLEAQLSDMHQLFRTFRFAGGHIFTLPPVEKGTEHDPVTQIHVTPVTGDDACDAGLQHFRHLFIHHHAETVSSKAAIRLPGVLCFRVDQPEYLQAYQLITDINARKKELEQIITVESGLEPEQRFDFVHTHLKGLITLSAYRTITLLVDPTSVRFGWANKNIIKNITRDELLEKLEKSLRAGRSQAPYSKEQWASLLEQEIRDVKRLPEQASLKIKRPVKVQPIARVWYQEQQKQVQYPCPSPLLVLCRQDAVPVMGELNDYDADNIQHRHRPKAKPLRLLIPRLHLYTDDGM
- a CDS encoding MFS transporter produces the protein MSVSVTDDIQPQRNTHAPVYKNPFITRGTPTFIRVTLALFSAGLATFALLYCVQPILPVLSQAFGVSPATSSLSLSVSTITMAVGLLFTGPLSDTIGRKNVMVVSLLLASVCTLIGSMMTNWTGLLAMRALVGLSLSGVAAVAMTYLSEEIHPSVVAFSMGLYISGNSIGGMSGRLLTGVITDFFNWRVSIACIGVVALLASLTFWRILPDSRHFRAGSLRPKTLWINVRLHWRDAGLPLLFAEGFLLMGTFVTLFNYIGYRLLGAPYNLSQTVVGLLSVVYLTGSYASPRAGAMIARFGRGPVLVGSVALMLSGLLLTLFSSLLIMFAGMMLFAAGFFAAHSVASSWIGVRALRARGQASSQYLFCYYLGSSLAGTSGGFFWYHYGWTGLVLFLSCLLVLALWIGLKLNSLKNTV
- a CDS encoding LysR family transcriptional regulator, giving the protein MNIELRHLRYFIAVAEELHFGRAAEKLHISQPPLSQQIQALEEQIGAQLLERNNRNVRLTQAGELFLKEAWAIINQVNQAAERAARIQRGEIGELNIGFTSSAPFVKQVSRSLLQFRQSYPEVHIQMLEINTKQQIEPLLDGKLDLGVMRNNPLPETLRHQLLLHEPMVAVVHEEHPLAAAPGGHISIQQLANEPFVFFAREVGTALYDEVLTLLKKYGITPYITQEVGEAMTIIGLVSSGLGVSLLPASFRRIRVDGVKYLSLQEKDAISEMWLVTHQHRPLNTAAQTLITLMLGSTVKNMCG
- the mlc gene encoding sugar metabolism global transcriptional regulator Mlc encodes the protein MIVSGQPGHIDQIKQINAGGVYRLIDENGPISRIELSKQAQLAPASITKIVRELMEAHLVRETEYQEMGSRGRPAIGLVLDTEAWHYLSVRISNQIMTLALRDLSGHLVVEELVDLPTEHPQSLLDRILIEIDQFFIRHQRKLERLTAIAITSPGMVDSSTGIIHRMPFYDVEEMAIGPALEKRTGVPVYLQHDICAWTMAEALFGASRGCQNVIQIVIDHNVGAGVITGGRILHAGSRTLVEIGHTQVDPYGKRCYCGNHGCLETVASIESMLELAQQRLKGSMSSLLHGSPLTVESLCDAALKGDQLAKDIIVDVGNNVGRITAIMVNLFNPEKILIGSPLNQAADILYPAIIDCIRRQALPAYSHHLQVTSTHFYNQGTVPGAALIKDALYNGSLLIKLMQG
- the bioD gene encoding dethiobiotin synthase, with protein sequence MLKRMFVTGTDTAVGKTVVSKALLQALTKTGKTVVGYKPVAKSCTETEEGLRNKDALVLQEASSIPLTYQQVNPVSLQEDEISASELEINYCAMTEGLNQLSELSDMVVVEGSGGWRTLMNDMRTYSEWVVQEQLPVVLVVGIKLGCINHALLTAQAVINDGLPLVGWVANRINPGLANYAEIIHALREKIPAPQLGELPYLPRAEQRDLSAYIDLSAINQSF
- a CDS encoding DUF1161 domain-containing protein, encoding MKKAMLAGTLLLLLTPLMAQASCERVRDDIARKIIANGVPESGFELDIVPNDQVSQHGGQVVGHCEQDTQKIVYIRLSDDTDVLAQPMAPTGKSR
- a CDS encoding DUF1283 family protein; translated protein: MQKKTRNLLLLLTSSLLSLSLLQSAQAAQHIIIDNGNSALSKEAARQSSEDWNETRTLRNKVNKHLEKRVDKADRDFDKADMAEALEEKCKASSNFNAYWEPNSLRCLDRRSGRPVTP
- the ydfG gene encoding bifunctional NADP-dependent 3-hydroxy acid dehydrogenase/3-hydroxypropionate dehydrogenase YdfG, which gives rise to MIIFVTGATAGFGEAITRRFIKEGHQVIATGRRQDRLDALKAEFGAALLTLRLDVRDRQAIEQAIASLPAEWRNIDVLVNNAGLALGLEPAHKANVSDWETMIDTNNKGLVFMTHALLPEMVKRNAGHVINIGSTAGNWPYLGGNVYGASKAFVRQFSLGLRADLSGTRVRVTNIEPGLVGGTEFSAVRFKGDEAKVSQTYDKSNPLTPEDVTEAVFWVATLPAHVNINTLEMMPVSQTYGGLKVNRDE